In Symmachiella dynata, the following are encoded in one genomic region:
- a CDS encoding RHS repeat-associated core domain-containing protein, with protein sequence MRLVKQEVISSSWGGVENRRVRWLPLSVSTAVLLLVVAGPLQPLFGTSTPGGGDQDDDCTPSCKEKCCGKKEYEDCPGQPRATTCEPVDLRYGAVLERATDLLIPGPGFDWMTGRSYSSRWTGGSTYGNLWLSSDADSYLVMEGSDVSLLVNVSSKRTFTASGSPPIYSASETSDLRLTHDSTEDEFILTDKKANLKYVFNDFTITATAARGKIKEQSSLQWSSQDKIGALYAYDGSGSLTQVTTAEGQDYNIVFTYSGTSIAKIEVKDVDSNVLEQVEYTYYDDVTNPSSDIGSSGDLVQVKVSRRATTDTTSLSVVRYTQYRYTSGSKLKAVFEDDAINRVITSDAGISSPDDILTKADAYGTPVISGLSSRSFEYYTSNTSTANIVTPFSPSGENLNTTYGGSEATEADMVKSETIGGGCTSCGSSDGGIKRSYFYLDLDQGVTLDQNEVVRIVVEDTEDSNGTARYRTVYGLSDTGRLLRKAFVEDPVGSPSYWCESFKMATTGKSARLGEERMPSAHAVTTAAHFRSFLDPYDSEGASWTNDTNTLNASGGLINVYDYSSDGMRTDHKVKKGRAGTEYYVAAWDYGDGDGDSSGDDYDNNTLLVATYDYPVKTTTRTSGKKTSYSYTFWDGDDREVKTKTTTLPVISSGQNGSGVATTLVEYYGSLGKLRWAKDGEGYISYYSYNPITGDMAYEISDVDPASPGLDVTSGSGDNWSAWAVGGADTNKPSRDSGLPTALGLVEKTYYDDQGRMTQTIDRNGAEHFTVYEDDRTIRFRQWDSGGNETLMPILITQFNKGGQVEQSISVKAGYASISTATSGAPTGFSVEPSQSDYVRWTRNTYDDDNGRLRYVDRYHDIPSSGNGTLSANYYREISNYDATGRPEYLVRVVSGSSATDRKEQITQNVYDVHGRVVEVRQGVSGDSAANNHSMTDAYNTYPTLRIIAQVEYDDGGVGDGYVTKVKQFHGTGANDYTGVNRKVTYRGHRRGGEPFYMNGSTETLYGPYVVEDVNWKGQAVCVSSYDAAPTWGTVLAGDGYTDYASSSATNRRTREGYSYDDLGRIYQTQTYDISAATGTGGNNLAENMFYDRNNREVAAARDHGAGLETAYDGAGRSYQTRTVLSLATTKYVSGAFQYRLPSPHPALSSMSGGDDGVLVLNHTVFGPAGTTEAHSFGDNHDDAASASRGIDLTNNDDYVRQSIYSWYNSAGQLKAVADYGSGDTTTGAGTWKYSAVPTLSPSSPTASDELKRVTLIEYNSDTGRSETITQPSGSKVKTIYDDLGRETYVIHNYVDFDSGTESGTGDSSDKSKDRVNKSVYNGIGQLQSVVAMDANADGNLSDNQVTTMLYEDPVNSAWRTSIIFPESSDTTSSGTDQVKMSYNTDGSLSQRTDQRETVIQFTYTNKRQLELSKVTTLGGSTDGHVRAIKRAYGDLGQLETLTSYANSDATGTVRNEVQLSYNDLRQLTDIHQSHEGAVSTPATPKVQYDYDSTTDGTSYSRQHRKESVTYPAGTAIFFDYDTANADYPSNRLSRIYNLREANSSGTVLAQYSLSATEHLSVVDYPVIDVKLDYSQGTSGTYEGMDRFGRVKDHYWEGYNSTADVDRFHYGYDYSSSRTYRDIDSAIYATDDQDQTYAHDGLDRVKAFKEGTLSGGSIAGTPTKERDWVLQRSGNWSNFTEVSNSTTNLSQSRTVNAANEITNVTETVGPSWATPAYDASGNMESIPSPTALTTTYTATYDAWNRLVKLSSGANTVAEYEYDAGGKRILKHVYSGGALDYTLHYYYDEFWRVLEVRKETSGTEDEDPLETYVWHPYYIDSLLLRDYDSNTDGTSERHYYMQDANANVTAITDNAGTVLERYHYTPYGEIAVLDPDFSADADNTSDVANSTAYTGRLFDRETGLYYYRNRYYHPQVGVFITRDPLGYVNDSFDQYEYVSSAPLSSQDPLGLKGRRNICKNRPALPPRVVFANKKFKIDKPGMSISAKKVMYRTIPHWEIVAQPSYANCGSKSPVKKTYSFESKSGVKLGRFLEEGGGPAFDFGWIKGEIEQMTTQNFSKDTSRTVKITVAVVVPGCTKVTVQRSQKVIRHTVTGEGTVYRPGTRNPFTRFNFNYYEDEYTLVNHTCIVQEKCKGCP encoded by the coding sequence ATGCGACTCGTGAAGCAAGAAGTTATATCCAGTTCCTGGGGGGGTGTTGAAAACCGGCGTGTTCGTTGGTTGCCCTTGTCTGTATCGACGGCAGTTTTGCTGTTGGTTGTCGCCGGGCCGCTGCAACCACTATTTGGCACTTCCACTCCTGGGGGAGGGGATCAGGATGATGATTGTACTCCCAGTTGCAAAGAGAAATGTTGCGGGAAAAAAGAGTACGAAGATTGCCCGGGCCAACCGCGAGCGACGACATGCGAGCCCGTGGATTTGCGCTATGGGGCAGTGTTAGAGCGCGCCACCGATCTGTTGATCCCCGGTCCAGGTTTCGATTGGATGACTGGTCGGTCGTACAGCAGTAGGTGGACCGGTGGCTCCACCTACGGGAATTTGTGGCTTAGCAGCGATGCGGATTCCTATCTTGTAATGGAAGGCTCTGATGTCTCTCTTTTGGTTAATGTTAGCTCGAAGAGGACCTTTACGGCGAGTGGCAGCCCACCGATTTACTCGGCTTCGGAGACAAGTGACCTCCGGCTTACCCACGATTCGACGGAGGATGAATTTATCCTCACTGATAAAAAGGCAAACCTGAAGTATGTGTTCAATGATTTTACAATAACGGCAACGGCGGCTCGCGGCAAAATAAAAGAGCAATCTAGCCTGCAGTGGAGTTCGCAAGATAAGATCGGGGCACTATATGCTTATGATGGCTCCGGCAGTCTGACGCAGGTCACGACAGCCGAGGGCCAGGATTATAACATTGTGTTTACGTACAGTGGGACATCAATTGCCAAAATTGAAGTGAAGGATGTAGACAGTAATGTGCTTGAGCAGGTCGAGTATACCTATTATGACGATGTAACAAATCCCTCTAGTGACATTGGCTCAAGTGGTGACTTGGTTCAAGTCAAGGTGTCGCGCCGGGCAACAACTGATACAACATCGCTTTCGGTCGTGCGCTACACGCAATATCGATACACTTCCGGAAGTAAGCTTAAGGCAGTGTTTGAAGATGATGCGATCAATCGGGTTATTACTAGTGATGCGGGGATTTCGTCACCCGACGATATCCTTACAAAGGCAGATGCGTATGGGACTCCCGTTATATCAGGGCTTTCAAGTCGAAGCTTTGAGTATTACACATCGAATACCTCCACTGCTAATATAGTGACGCCTTTTTCACCAAGTGGTGAGAATTTGAATACGACCTATGGTGGTTCAGAGGCCACCGAAGCCGACATGGTCAAAAGCGAAACAATCGGTGGCGGCTGTACATCCTGTGGCAGTTCTGATGGTGGCATAAAGAGGAGTTATTTTTATTTGGATCTGGATCAAGGAGTGACTTTAGATCAGAACGAGGTGGTCCGGATTGTTGTGGAGGACACTGAAGATTCCAATGGTACCGCAAGGTACCGTACGGTTTATGGGCTAAGTGATACTGGAAGGCTGTTGCGCAAGGCATTTGTTGAGGATCCCGTCGGCAGCCCATCGTATTGGTGTGAATCGTTTAAGATGGCGACAACTGGAAAGTCAGCTCGTTTAGGGGAAGAGCGGATGCCCAGCGCACATGCCGTGACGACCGCTGCGCATTTTCGCTCTTTTCTCGATCCATACGACAGCGAAGGGGCTAGTTGGACGAACGACACCAACACGTTGAATGCGTCGGGCGGCTTGATCAACGTGTATGATTATAGCTCCGACGGAATGCGGACCGACCACAAAGTCAAGAAGGGGAGGGCAGGTACCGAGTATTATGTTGCTGCCTGGGACTATGGCGACGGTGATGGCGACTCCAGCGGCGACGACTATGACAATAACACACTGCTGGTTGCCACTTATGACTACCCAGTCAAAACAACAACTCGCACCAGCGGCAAGAAGACGAGCTACAGTTACACATTTTGGGACGGCGACGACCGCGAGGTGAAGACCAAAACGACCACGCTCCCGGTTATTTCTTCCGGCCAAAATGGATCTGGCGTGGCAACCACGCTGGTCGAGTATTATGGCAGCCTTGGCAAGCTTCGTTGGGCGAAAGACGGAGAAGGCTATATCAGCTACTACAGCTACAATCCGATCACAGGCGATATGGCCTATGAAATATCGGACGTAGATCCCGCTAGTCCAGGTTTGGATGTAACTTCCGGTTCTGGCGACAACTGGAGTGCCTGGGCGGTGGGTGGTGCCGATACGAATAAGCCATCTCGCGATTCGGGTTTACCCACAGCTCTCGGGTTGGTTGAAAAAACATACTACGATGACCAAGGACGGATGACGCAAACCATTGATCGTAATGGAGCGGAGCATTTTACCGTCTACGAAGACGACCGCACGATCAGATTTCGTCAATGGGATAGCGGGGGCAACGAAACGCTCATGCCAATTTTGATCACGCAATTCAACAAAGGCGGACAGGTCGAGCAATCGATTTCTGTGAAGGCGGGATACGCAAGTATCTCGACTGCAACAAGTGGCGCACCAACCGGATTTTCAGTCGAACCATCGCAAAGTGATTACGTTCGCTGGACCAGGAATACCTATGATGATGACAATGGTCGCCTCCGGTATGTGGATCGCTATCATGACATCCCTTCCAGTGGTAATGGAACCCTTAGTGCCAACTACTATCGTGAGATCAGTAATTATGATGCAACTGGGCGCCCTGAGTATTTGGTCCGTGTTGTCAGTGGCTCTTCGGCAACTGATCGGAAGGAGCAAATTACACAGAACGTGTATGATGTGCACGGACGAGTGGTCGAGGTCAGGCAAGGTGTCAGCGGTGACTCGGCTGCAAATAATCACAGCATGACTGATGCATATAATACATATCCAACACTCCGCATTATTGCGCAAGTTGAATATGACGACGGAGGTGTTGGTGATGGCTATGTCACCAAGGTCAAGCAGTTTCATGGTACAGGAGCGAACGATTACACCGGCGTGAATCGCAAGGTGACATACCGTGGCCACCGCCGAGGTGGCGAGCCGTTTTACATGAATGGTTCCACGGAAACTCTTTATGGTCCGTATGTTGTTGAGGACGTGAACTGGAAGGGGCAAGCTGTCTGCGTTTCTTCGTATGACGCCGCTCCGACATGGGGCACGGTTCTCGCGGGCGATGGATATACAGACTACGCTTCATCAAGTGCCACTAACCGACGAACCAGAGAGGGCTACTCTTATGACGATTTAGGGCGAATATACCAGACGCAGACCTATGACATCTCTGCAGCAACAGGCACCGGCGGCAACAATCTGGCCGAGAATATGTTTTACGATCGTAATAACCGCGAAGTTGCTGCCGCCCGAGATCACGGTGCCGGACTTGAAACCGCGTACGATGGTGCTGGGCGCTCCTACCAAACTCGAACGGTGCTATCGCTGGCAACCACCAAATACGTAAGTGGTGCATTTCAGTACAGGCTGCCTTCACCGCATCCGGCCCTCTCTTCAATGTCGGGTGGTGACGACGGGGTGCTGGTACTCAATCACACAGTTTTCGGCCCGGCAGGTACCACGGAAGCACATTCATTTGGAGATAATCACGATGACGCGGCATCAGCAAGTCGTGGTATTGATTTAACAAACAATGATGATTATGTCCGCCAAAGTATTTATAGCTGGTACAACAGTGCCGGCCAGCTCAAAGCAGTTGCAGACTATGGCTCCGGTGACACCACGACTGGTGCAGGCACATGGAAATATTCAGCAGTCCCGACTCTGTCGCCTAGCTCGCCAACAGCGTCTGATGAGCTAAAACGTGTCACACTAATTGAGTACAATAGCGACACAGGACGCAGCGAAACAATTACACAACCGTCCGGCAGTAAAGTGAAGACAATTTACGATGACCTGGGTCGCGAGACCTATGTCATTCATAATTATGTTGACTTTGACTCTGGCACTGAATCTGGTACCGGAGACAGCTCGGACAAGTCTAAAGACCGAGTGAATAAATCTGTGTACAACGGAATAGGCCAACTGCAGTCCGTCGTGGCAATGGATGCCAATGCTGATGGCAATCTTTCCGACAATCAAGTCACGACGATGCTGTACGAGGACCCTGTAAATTCTGCCTGGCGGACATCAATAATATTCCCTGAGTCATCCGACACCACGTCATCAGGGACAGATCAAGTCAAAATGTCATACAACACAGACGGTAGCCTAAGCCAGCGAACTGACCAGCGCGAGACGGTCATCCAATTCACTTACACAAACAAGCGCCAGCTCGAATTGTCGAAGGTCACCACCCTTGGTGGCAGTACTGATGGCCATGTGCGTGCAATAAAGAGAGCTTACGGCGACCTGGGCCAACTGGAAACACTCACCAGCTATGCCAACTCGGATGCAACTGGAACAGTCCGCAATGAAGTGCAGTTGTCATATAACGATCTGAGGCAGCTTACAGACATCCATCAGTCGCATGAAGGTGCTGTCAGTACGCCTGCCACACCAAAGGTGCAGTATGACTATGATTCCACCACTGATGGAACATCCTACAGTAGGCAGCACCGAAAAGAAAGCGTGACGTACCCCGCGGGTACTGCCATCTTTTTCGATTACGATACCGCAAACGCCGATTACCCTTCGAACAGGCTGTCGCGAATATACAATCTCCGCGAAGCGAATTCTTCGGGTACGGTGTTAGCGCAGTACAGTCTTAGTGCGACGGAACACCTTTCGGTCGTAGACTACCCTGTTATCGATGTCAAGCTCGACTATTCCCAGGGCACAAGTGGTACCTACGAGGGAATGGATCGCTTCGGTCGTGTGAAGGATCACTATTGGGAAGGATACAACAGTACAGCAGATGTTGACCGCTTTCATTATGGATATGATTACTCCAGTAGCCGGACATATCGGGACATCGATAGTGCTATTTATGCCACCGATGATCAAGATCAAACTTATGCGCACGACGGGTTAGATCGTGTGAAGGCATTCAAGGAAGGCACGCTTTCTGGCGGCAGTATTGCTGGCACGCCCACCAAGGAACGGGATTGGGTCCTCCAGCGTTCAGGGAACTGGTCAAACTTCACTGAAGTATCAAATTCCACAACCAATCTGAGCCAGAGCCGTACCGTTAATGCGGCTAATGAAATCACGAATGTCACCGAAACGGTCGGGCCAAGTTGGGCCACGCCTGCCTACGATGCAAGCGGCAACATGGAATCGATTCCAAGCCCCACGGCATTGACCACAACATACACTGCTACGTACGATGCATGGAATCGCTTGGTAAAACTCAGCAGCGGTGCAAATACGGTCGCTGAATATGAATACGATGCAGGCGGGAAGCGTATCCTCAAGCATGTGTACTCCGGCGGAGCACTTGACTATACACTTCACTACTATTATGACGAGTTTTGGCGCGTACTTGAAGTCCGCAAGGAGACCAGTGGAACGGAGGATGAAGACCCGCTAGAGACATATGTGTGGCATCCATATTATATTGACTCGTTGCTACTGCGTGACTACGACAGCAACACGGATGGTACATCGGAAAGGCATTACTACATGCAAGATGCCAATGCTAATGTCACTGCCATAACCGATAATGCTGGAACCGTTCTGGAGCGTTACCACTATACTCCATATGGAGAAATCGCAGTACTGGACCCTGATTTTTCCGCCGATGCGGATAACACATCCGACGTAGCCAACTCCACTGCCTATACAGGGCGACTTTTTGATCGCGAAACTGGACTCTACTACTATCGCAACAGGTATTACCACCCTCAGGTTGGAGTTTTTATAACACGCGACCCATTGGGCTACGTAAATGATAGTTTTGACCAATACGAATATGTTTCGTCCGCACCGCTTTCCTCGCAGGACCCCCTAGGCCTTAAGGGGCGTCGGAACATCTGCAAAAACCGACCTGCGTTGCCCCCAAGAGTAGTTTTTGCTAACAAGAAGTTTAAAATCGATAAGCCGGGCATGTCAATAAGTGCGAAAAAAGTGATGTATCGTACTATACCCCATTGGGAAATAGTAGCACAGCCGAGCTATGCGAATTGCGGCAGCAAATCCCCAGTCAAGAAAACATATTCGTTCGAGAGTAAATCTGGTGTCAAACTGGGAAGATTTTTAGAGGAAGGAGGTGGTCCAGCTTTTGATTTTGGTTGGATAAAAGGTGAAATAGAACAAATGACAACACAAAACTTTTCGAAGGACACGTCACGTACAGTTAAAATAACGGTAGCTGTGGTAGTGCCGGGGTGCACGAAGGTCACGGTTCAACGAAGCCAAAAAGTGATTCGGCATACCGTGACCGGAGAGGGTACAGTTTACCGTCCAGGTACAAGAAATCCATTCACCCGTTTCAATTTCAATTATTATGAAGATGAATACACTCTTGTGAACCATACGTGCATTGTCCAAGAAAAATGCAAAGGTTGTCCTTGA